The genomic segment CCGTCTCGTTTAAGAGTGTAATCGACCCCGGCCTGCGAGCAATCCGCAACGATACGTGCCGCACGGCCCATAGCCCGTATAGTGTAATCGACCCCGGCCTGCGAGCAATCCGCAACCGCGACGCGCATCGGCACGCCGGTATAGGCAGTGTAATCGACCCCGGCCTGCGAGCAATCCGCAACTATCGGTTCACGGGCAGGGCAGTACGAATCAGTGTAATCGACCCCGGCCTGCGAGCAATCCGCAACGCTAAAGCAAGCGATGCGGCGACTGACAAAAGTGTAATCGACCCCGGCCTGCGAGCAATCCGCAACCGAAACGACGGCACGTTGGACTATGCGGGAAGTGTAATCGACCCCGGCCTGCGAGCAATCCGCAACAGCGCGCCTTCCGGTTCGTGCTCGCTAGGCAGTGTAATCGACCCCGGCCTGCGAGCAATCCGCAACCATCAAAGCCGACGTGCCAAACTCTTGCTTAGTGTAATCGACCCCGGCCTGCGAGCAATCCGCAACTTATTCCCCGTCCTGGCCGACAACTTGTTGAAGTGTAATCGACCCCGGCCTGCGAGCAATCCGCAACACAGCCCATGATTGGTCCAGCCCGCGTGAGAGTGTAATCGACCCCGGCCTGCGAGCAATCCGCAACACGGAATCATGGCAGCGGTTCTTGCAATCGAGTGTAATCGACCCCGGCCTGCGAGCAATCCGCAACTGTGTCGGCTGCGCGACATCCGTCTTAGACAGTGTAATCGACCCCGACCCGCGAGCAATCCGCAACTCATCCAGGCCGCGCCTTCCTCGGTCGCGTAGTGTAATCGACCCCGACCCGCGAGCAATCCGCAACTGCCACGGAGGTGCCGGGCAGCGCGGCAAAAGTGTAATCGACCCCGACCCGCGAGCAATCCGCAACAGCACCAGCGCCGTGATGTCGCGCGTGGACAGTGTAATCGACCCCGACCCGCGAGCAATCCGCAACACGCTTGTAGAATTGCAGCGCACCGTTGCGAGTGTAATCGACCCCGACCCGCGAGCAATCCGCAACTCAACAAACCACAGCTCTTTTTAACAATGATGCCGCCGTTGAATCGCAAACGCTGTGACCTTTTTTTGTGCGCTGCGTCCGCGAATATCATTTACCAAGCCATAAGAATCTACTTCTGTATAAGAGTGGGTTTCCCCGCGGTGCATTGTCAACACTGTGATTAATAAAAGTAATGCTTTGGAGCGCTGTGGAGCAACTGCGTGCCACCATTTGATGGCCGCCTAGTAAATCTTTCTGATGATCGCACCCGGGTAATACGTCGCGAGGATGGCCTTGTGATCCATCCCGCGGCGGGCTTTGGTCTCGGTGCCGTACTGGCAGAGACCCATGCCGTGGCCAAAACCCTTGCCGTCGGAGAAGATGAACCGATCGCCCTTCTTTGCAACCTGGAAGTTTGTCGATTTCAGAAGCCGCCCGCCCATCGTCAGGCGGAAATCCTCGCCGATGAGCGCGTCCTTCGCGCCGCCGGAACCGATCAGCTCCATGTGAAGGATGCGGCCGTCGGGCGTGCGGGCCTTCGGGCGCAGGTCGCTGATCGTGCCGAGCTTTTTCAGCGAGGGGTAGCGGGCGACGAGTTTCTTGGTCATGTCGGCGCGGGAGATTTCAACGGGACCCCATTTGTAATTCGGCGCGACGTAGCAATCTTCGCAGACCACGCCGCCGCGGAGCGGGCCGACGTCGGGATCGCGCGGCTTGACGTTGTTCACATGCTGCGATTGGCCGCCGCAAGCGGAAGAATAATAGGTGCAGAAAATGTCTTCCTTTGAGCCGTCGTTCCAGAGGCAGACTTCACCGCGCGTGCCGTCGACGGCGCTGATCGCGATGGCGTCCTCGCCTTTGACGCCGATGTACATCTGGCTGCCTTCGTCATCAACGACATCCCAGGGCCGGCCCGGCGGAGCGATTCGCTTTTGATAAAGCACATACGTCCGCGCGGCGACGCATTGCGCCTTGAACGATTCGGGATGGAAGTAGCGAGGAAGTTCGCCGCGCAACACACCGCGAAGATACGCTTCGACATCGACGAGGTTGATCACCGTGAGCGCCTCGCCGGTGCGAAGGATGCGAAGTGACCCGCGATAGGTTTGCTGATTCAACACGATCGATGCGTCGCGCGCCGGCGTGATCAGCAGGTTGGTCGTATCAAACGTCTCGCCACCCAGCGCGATGCCGCCGCCGGTCGCGGGGCGCAGCGCCGCCAGGGAGAGCGGCGGATGCTCCGGCGCGAGCTGCCGGCCGGCCACGCCGTCGATCGCGGAAAAGACCGACGTGACGGCCAGTTCAGCCGACTGGCCGGGTTTGAGTTCCAGCAGTCGGACGCGAATTTGTCGGTCGACGATGACTTCGGGCGGGGCTTCGGGGCGATGGGTGCTGGTCCATCGCTGGGTGTCGAAAAGTCCTTCACATCCGACAAAGCACAGCGTGGTGGCGGTGAGCGTCACGCCGAGAATAACAGCCGGATGACATTTTCGAAGCGCCGAGGCGATCATCATGAGAACCCGGATGATCTGGTTTTGGGCGGACATCGGCGGACGGCTCCGGCCGGCGCGGCTCGATGGGGTTCGCGCCTCGGCTCACAGCAAGGATAGCGCGCCGCGGAATCGGAGTCGGATCGACGATCAGGCCTGCCGCAAGGACAATCCCATCTGGGCCAGGCACGCCTTGATTTCCGTCAGCGACGTCTGGCCGAAGTTTCGCGATTCGAGCAGCTCCTGCTCGCTGCGAATGATCAGCTCGCCAATGGTCGAGATGCCCAGCCGCTGGAGACACTTGCGGGAGCGCACCGACAACTCGATCGACATGACCGGGCGGCTCAAAACATCGGGGCTGACGTTGGGCGCGAGGGCCGCGAAGTCGGGCGCGGGGCGGGCGGCGCCGCCCATCGGCGAGTTCTGACCGAGGCTCAAGCCCTTTTGCGCGAGCATGGCTTTGATCTCGCGGAGGCTGGTCTCACCGAAGTTCTTGTAGGCCAGCAACTCGGCCTCGGTGATGCGCAGCAAGTCACCGAGGGTGTTGAGATTCATTTTCTTGAGGCAGTTGCGGCTGCGCACGGAGAGTTCAAAATCGGTGATGGGGGTATCGAGCACGGCGCTGCGCTTCTCCATCGCGCGGACCTGGTGCTCGTTGATGTACATCGTGTCGGCGGCGAGAACATCGCGCAGGTATAGCCGAGCGCGCTCGTGATTGGGGTTGACGGCCAGCACCCGGCGGAGGCACTCCTCGGCGAGATCATATTCGTTGTTGTCTTCGTGAATGACCGCGAGGTTGATCAGCGCGTGCATGTGCACGAGGGGCAAC from the Planctomycetia bacterium genome contains:
- a CDS encoding tetratricopeptide repeat protein, with the translated sequence MDTTVDLAVQFEQPITTADAFNQLACAAFSTNETLHRFIELLNDLEDKTERGEGDTAASSLKLGLAYLYMGDAPKALAWLGQATEGVVRRLAAGRAHLESRQFAEALAEFDKAAALGANRLEIDCLRAECLAHMGNFDDALRALKQHASHEAGSALWNYARGRIHQEQGDLQRAAASYKKAVDIDPANAHARFYLAYLCDLLGDDEEAMNHYIHCTGLPLVHMHALINLAVIHEDNNEYDLAEECLRRVLAVNPNHERARLYLRDVLAADTMYINEHQVRAMEKRSAVLDTPITDFELSVRSRNCLKKMNLNTLGDLLRITEAELLAYKNFGETSLREIKAMLAQKGLSLGQNSPMGGAARPAPDFAALAPNVSPDVLSRPVMSIELSVRSRKCLQRLGISTIGELIIRSEQELLESRNFGQTSLTEIKACLAQMGLSLRQA